One genomic segment of Mytilus trossulus isolate FHL-02 chromosome 4, PNRI_Mtr1.1.1.hap1, whole genome shotgun sequence includes these proteins:
- the LOC134716331 gene encoding C-X-C chemokine receptor type 1-like isoform X2, protein MEGEEDKSPGVSMIVICVVVALIGIVCILGNILVIQALICSKYPRIPIYIAIGGLAVADLLNIIMESPYIIFNEVGHKGIVNTPLCKAHFYLTSVCSYVAGAHLVLFSIIRCIMLNERVRSRSYVRHTIIGCVVIWIVICLSNILNLKTVSYDKDFKVCVERGSDLTPEDERILWLRFSFSYMIPLLVIGVLYVVTKFLSMRFFYESYSSREQRFSKMVTILVITFAIFKLPNEVVYIMIFYKTREYITTAMTLSDEDGDALYNQIDTLFEVLKYCEIVALVDLAIRPVIYAKFSYYFGNSFDEVINCNSCRERGHRPRRKKTDSGMSNHTTLIQDEGEEIDKDNLDADEDIDENAKHVDKDNNEMDVVDYFEDEVQDSKCPISIIINNEKNGGLFVGSIYDEKNGMVLGVKLESESKEFQ, encoded by the coding sequence ATGGAGGGGGAGGAAGACAAAAGTCCGGGAGTATCAATGATAGTTATCTGCGTTGTTGTAGCCCTGATAGGAATAGTCTGTATCCTAGGTAACATACTGGTCATCCAAGCATTAATATGCTCAAAATATCCCAGAATTCCAATCTACATTGCAATCGGAGGATTGGCGGTAGCTGACTTGCTCAATATCATCATGGAAAGTCCATATATCATTTTCAATGAAGTTGGGCATAAAGGCATAGTGAATACACCTTTATGTAAAGcacatttttatttgacatCAGTATGTTCATATGTTGCAGGAGCACATTTGGTACTTTTCAGCATTATTCGTTGTATCATGTTAAATGAACGTGTCCGTTCCAGGTCATATGTTCGCCACACCATCATAGGCTGTGTGGTTATATGGATAGTAATCTGTCTGTCAAACATTCTAAATCTCAAAACTGTATCATACGACAAAGACTTTAAAGTATGTGTTGAACGAGGTTCCGACCTTACACCAGAAGATGAGAGAATATTATGGTTACGATTTTCGTTTTCCTATATGATTCCGTTACTTGTTATAGGTGTCTTATATGTAGTGACAAAGTTCTTAAGCATGAGATTCTTTTACGAAAGTTATTCCTCAAGAGAAcaaagattttcaaaaatggTGACTATCTTAGTAATAACATTTGCTATTTTCAAATTACCAAATGAGGTAGtttatataatgattttttacaaaactcGAGAGTATATTACCACGGCGATGACACTTTCAGATGAAGATGGTGATGCACTGTATAATCAGATTGATACGctttttgaagttttgaaatattgtgAAATCGTAGCATTGGTAGACTTAGCAATTCGTCCAGTCATATATGCAAAGTTTTCATATTACTTTGGAAatagttttgatgaagttatTAACTGTAACTCTTGCCGTGAAAGAGGACATCGTCCACGACGGAAGAAGACTGACAGCGGAATGTCAAATCATACGACTCTAATTCAAGACGAAGGTGAAGAAATTGATAAAGATAACCTAGATGCTGACGAAGATATCGATGAAAATGCCAAACATGTGGACAAAGATAACAATGAAATGGATGTAGTCGATTACTTTGAGGACGAAGTTCAAGATTCTAAATGTCCAATCTCCATTATCATTAACAACGAAAAAAATGGTGGCTTGTTTGTTGGATCAATTTATGACGAGAAAAATGGTATGGTTTTAGGG
- the LOC134716331 gene encoding C-X-C chemokine receptor type 1-like isoform X1: protein MEGEEDKSPGVSMIVICVVVALIGIVCILGNILVIQALICSKYPRIPIYIAIGGLAVADLLNIIMESPYIIFNEVGHKGIVNTPLCKAHFYLTSVCSYVAGAHLVLFSIIRCIMLNERVRSRSYVRHTIIGCVVIWIVICLSNILNLKTVSYDKDFKVCVERGSDLTPEDERILWLRFSFSYMIPLLVIGVLYVVTKFLSMRFFYESYSSREQRFSKMVTILVITFAIFKLPNEVVYIMIFYKTREYITTAMTLSDEDGDALYNQIDTLFEVLKYCEIVALVDLAIRPVIYAKFSYYFGNSFDEVINCNSCRERGHRPRRKKTDSGMSNHTTLIQDEGEEIDKDNLDADEDIDENAKHVDKDNNEMDVVDYFEDEVQDSKCPISIIINNEKNGGLFVGSIYDEKNGETGIRIERVSMIEKEIEKDEIIEDTFGKPA, encoded by the coding sequence ATGGAGGGGGAGGAAGACAAAAGTCCGGGAGTATCAATGATAGTTATCTGCGTTGTTGTAGCCCTGATAGGAATAGTCTGTATCCTAGGTAACATACTGGTCATCCAAGCATTAATATGCTCAAAATATCCCAGAATTCCAATCTACATTGCAATCGGAGGATTGGCGGTAGCTGACTTGCTCAATATCATCATGGAAAGTCCATATATCATTTTCAATGAAGTTGGGCATAAAGGCATAGTGAATACACCTTTATGTAAAGcacatttttatttgacatCAGTATGTTCATATGTTGCAGGAGCACATTTGGTACTTTTCAGCATTATTCGTTGTATCATGTTAAATGAACGTGTCCGTTCCAGGTCATATGTTCGCCACACCATCATAGGCTGTGTGGTTATATGGATAGTAATCTGTCTGTCAAACATTCTAAATCTCAAAACTGTATCATACGACAAAGACTTTAAAGTATGTGTTGAACGAGGTTCCGACCTTACACCAGAAGATGAGAGAATATTATGGTTACGATTTTCGTTTTCCTATATGATTCCGTTACTTGTTATAGGTGTCTTATATGTAGTGACAAAGTTCTTAAGCATGAGATTCTTTTACGAAAGTTATTCCTCAAGAGAAcaaagattttcaaaaatggTGACTATCTTAGTAATAACATTTGCTATTTTCAAATTACCAAATGAGGTAGtttatataatgattttttacaaaactcGAGAGTATATTACCACGGCGATGACACTTTCAGATGAAGATGGTGATGCACTGTATAATCAGATTGATACGctttttgaagttttgaaatattgtgAAATCGTAGCATTGGTAGACTTAGCAATTCGTCCAGTCATATATGCAAAGTTTTCATATTACTTTGGAAatagttttgatgaagttatTAACTGTAACTCTTGCCGTGAAAGAGGACATCGTCCACGACGGAAGAAGACTGACAGCGGAATGTCAAATCATACGACTCTAATTCAAGACGAAGGTGAAGAAATTGATAAAGATAACCTAGATGCTGACGAAGATATCGATGAAAATGCCAAACATGTGGACAAAGATAACAATGAAATGGATGTAGTCGATTACTTTGAGGACGAAGTTCAAGATTCTAAATGTCCAATCTCCATTATCATTAACAACGAAAAAAATGGTGGCTTGTTTGTTGGATCAATTTATGACGAGAAAAATG